One genomic region from Nilaparvata lugens isolate BPH chromosome 3, ASM1435652v1, whole genome shotgun sequence encodes:
- the LOC111049318 gene encoding cell division control protein 6 homolog, translating to MAPIQTKIPFGARKKATKLIPKTKFEKENCAKNPDFSPKKAILNEDEKKNNRLLLEVNSPSKRKFTECSISDSQNYGMSPAKRGKSTPSTLLSKLSLTSPSRDSPSRKRLFPDEKNDDYQEAVRALHSTAPQSLPCRDDKISHLRQFLESSLNERKSGTLYISGPPGTGKTASLNFILNTSEIREEFKVVCINCTSIRSQTALYNRISEELGIQVSAPRTERKLLAAIEKYITSSKKMTLLILDELDQLESKNQSLLYTVFEWPSLAKCQLVLIGIANALDLTDRMLPRLQARLQLKPQLLHFPPYSRVQIIEIISHRLKEAGVDKIFPQNALQLLASKVAAMSGDVRRAFDMARRVIELSHEQSNIGDDKKLNGVTLTQVMNVVSNVYGTSQSLSKNDDDNSESFPLQQKLLLCSVLLLMKQGKIKDITVGKLHEAYTKVCDKRNLQAVDISELISLIGLLESRGVLKLQGKTKNRLSKINLQWDEKEMVSTLKDKKLLAAVLEDKF from the exons ATGGCGCCTATTCAAACTAAGATTCCATTTGGTGCCAGAAAGAAAGCAACAAAGTTGATCCCTAAAACTAAGTTTGAAAAGGAAAACTGTGCAAAGAATCCTGATTTTTCACCAAAGAAGGCGATTTTGAACgaggatgagaagaaaaataatagattacttCTCGAAGTAAACTCTCCATCGAAAAGGAAATTCACAGAATGCTCGATCTCTGACAGTCAAAACT ATGGAATGAGTCCAGCCAAACGAGGAAAATCAACACCTAGTACTCTGCTCAGTAAGCTGTCTCTGACAAGTCCATCTAGAGATAGCCCTTCTCGAAAACGATTGTTTCCTGATG AGAAGAACGATGATTATCAGGAAGCAGTACGAGCTCTCCACAGCACAGCACCACAGTCGCTTCCATGTCGAGATGACAAAATTAGCCACCTTCGTCAGTTCCTCGAATCTAGTCTGAATGAAAGAAAATCCGGAACTTTGTACATTTCTGGTCCACCTGGAACGGGAAAAACAGCTTCACTCAACTTCATTTTAAACACTTCTGAG ATAAGGGAGGAGTTCAAAGTAGTCTGTATAAATTGTACATCTATCCGCTCACAAACAGCACTCTATAACAGGATAAGCGAAGAGCTAGGAATTCAGGTTTCTGCTCCCAGAACGGAAAGAAAACTGTTGGCAGCGATTGAAAAATACATCACAAGTAGTAAAAAAATGAC ACTTTTAATCCTTGACGAGCTGGACCAATTGGAGAGCAAAAACCAGTCGTTGTTGTACACTGTTTTTGAATGGCCTTCGCTAGCGAAATGCCAACTTGTGCTGATCGGCATTGCCAATGCTCTGGACCTGACTGACAGAATGCTGCCACGACTGCAGGCGCGCTTGCAGCTCAAGCCGCAGCTGCTTCACTTCCCACCCTATTCCAGAGTGCAGATCATTGAAATCATCAGCCATCGCTTGAAAGAG GCAGGCgttgacaaaatatttcctCAAAATGCTTTACAGCTTCTGGCTAGTAAAGTGGCAGCCATGTCAGGAGATGTGAGACGAGCATTCGACATGGCGCGCAGGGTGATAGAGCTTTCTCACGAACAGTCCAACATAG GTGACGACAAGAAGCTGAATGGAGTGACTCTTACTCAAGTCATGAATGTTGTGAGCAATGTCTATGGAACTTCGCAATCGTTGAGCAAAAATGACGATGATAATTCCGAGAGCTTTCCTCTGCAACAGAAGTTGCTTCTCTGTTCAGTCTTATTGCTAATGAAACAGGGAAAGATCAAAGACATCACTGTTGGAAAg TTACATGAAGCTTATACCAAAGTATGTGACAAGCGGAACCTGCAAGCGGTAGACATATCGGAATTGATATCGTTGATTGGTTTGCTGGAGTCCAGAGGTGTTCTCAAACTGCAAGGCAAAACTAAGAATAGACTGTCCAAG ATTAATCTTCAGTGGGATGAAAAGGAAATGGTTTCAACTCTCAAAGACAAGAAACTGTTGGCCGCTGTTTTGGAAGATAAGTTTTAA
- the LOC111049316 gene encoding mucin-17 isoform X3, with protein MSLPELLTMSWRSCPANGGLELFMIGTNFSSDCKVVFYEGDETNMTWRVYVYPIREFFHRCHLVCVVPPYLRTDITEPVQVRVVVECAGNKSTDPQPFAYTPVVGFLPNSPICRPYPHQTDFMDIYLIQVRCKSEDCQCGGSQFTLGTLLRGSTPYHPILLWTSKPGDIQSPPSTATIERLTIPPTPLFIDRTRFTLPMRLSTLLEAKDELVRKRRENALLRSSLVGASTSPERPTPGEGYQEIPKICHDKAVQTHFPPDRPRKSRSATSRHFSPDQPGKSRSATSRHFSPDQPRTSRAAMQPYFPPDQPSTSKAAIQSYFPPDQPSTSKAAMQPYFPPDQPSTSRAAIQPYFPPDQPSTSQAAKQPYLPPDQSSTSRAAMQPYFPPDQPSTSRAAMQPYFPPEQTLTSTSTVGMQPYFPPDQPRTKEAATQTYGLPDQPSTSRSAIQMHSAPEQPHTRRAMQMHSASDQPSTSRSAIQMHSAPDQRQTLRALPMHSAPEQPITLRALLMHSAPDQPSTSRSAIQMHSAPDQRHTRRAMRMHSDPDQPSTSRSAIQMQSTSNQPQTRRPVHRIHSASDLSSTRKSSIQIHSSPEQSATSDEDNEFMEHEPRKVKRLIGSRKNILKQKSPISLRVPKVSENTVEPPTTHQEAVRSLDDFVNLAAERHLSGSQSHSSSSSSSSILTPYTSPEKAGKFVSPERKRKLPSPPANVSKTVQGPMEFAVQFADMLFPFDDSDSDTNPLVTPIKQVKQSINKYLTDKFDYFYYPGDEAYRISTPTNQPWSSSPSISSSSSFVHSAATSPVETETSPRSSSDNPHLTPVKDTSCQETKTPSQSTSPDFISRPMSSMDLSSKQKATPTTPSTQESLLSSFHSNSSLQNVREGLDSSNMEGSGETEAFSIVSALEIAEGGAAGFHNQPTASNLEKSTSHNNQTTSMDTEVGNEDLASIPEPASTFSLLSYQKEPSAGEGDQSMQPGTASNTLTEGSSSSSSSIHHPCLYSRSPLPEITGLDEKYFDELMPMEEDRETTSAEIARTAVSEPIDFSSLPSSSSMHYNVASFPRGSHSGVDMPAQITPGPMSSSPHTPVPFINPSQNEPDNRPEETEHLQTNNPRSSSNMP; from the exons TGTCACCTGGTGTGCGTTGTGCCTCCGTACCTGCGCACAGACATCACAGAGCCAGTCCAGGTGCGAGTGGTAGTCGAGTGCGCTGGCAACAAGAGCACGGATCCACAGCCTTTCGCATACACTCCGGTGGTCGGATTTCTGCCCAACTCACCCATTTGCCGACCTTACCCCCACCAAACAG ATTTCATGGATATATATCTCATACAAGTAAGATGCAAGAGCGAGGACTGCCAGT GTGGTGGTTCACAGTTTACATTAGGTACCTTATTGAGGGGCTCAACACCTTACCATCCTATACTGTTATGGACTTCCAAGCCTGGAGACATTCAATCGCCTCCATCGACAGCAACTATAGAACGCCTGACCATTCCTCCCACACCTCTATTCATAGATCGCACGAGATTTACCCTACCAATGCGTCTTTCAACCTTGCTTGAGGCTAAAGATGAATTGGTGAGAAAAAGACGAGAAAATGCTCTGCTCAGATCTTCATTGGTTGGTGCTTCAACCTCCCCTGAAAGGCCCACTCCTGGTGAAGGTTATCAAGAGATTCCAAAGATATGCCATGACAAGGCAGTACAAACACATTTTCCACCAGATCGACCAAGAAAAAGTCGGTCAGCAACGTCAAGACATTTTTCACCAGATCAACCAGGTAAAAGTCGGTCAGCTACGTCAAGACATTTTTCACCAGATCAACCTAGAACAAGTAGAGCAGCTATGCAGCCATATTTTCCACCAGATCAACCTAGTACGAGTAAAGCAGCAATACAATCATATTTTCCACCAGATCAACCTAGTACGAGTAAAGCAGCTATGCAGCCATATTTCCCACCAGATCAACCAAGCACAAGTAGAGCAGCTATACAGCCATATTTTCCACCAGATCAACCAAGCACAAGTCAAGCAGCTAAGCAGCCATATTTACCACCAGATCAATCAAGCACAAGTCGAGCAGCTATGCAGCCATATTTCCCACCAGATCAACCAAGCACAAGTAGAGCAGCTATGCAGCCATATTTCCCACCAGAGCAAACTCTTACAAGTACATCAACAGTAGGAATGCAACCATACTTTCCACCAGATCAACCAAGGACAAAAGAAGCAGCAACGCAAACATATGGTCTACCAGATCAACCAAGTACAAGTAGGTcagctattcaaatgcattctgcACCAGAGCAACCACATACCAGAAGAGCAATGCAAATGCATTCTGCATCGGATCAACCAAGTACCAGTAGATcagctattcaaatgcattctgcACCAGATCAACGACAAACCTTAAGAGCATTGCCAATGCATTCTGCACCAGAGCAACCAATTACCTTAAGAGCATTGCTAATGCATTCTGCACCGGATCAACCAAGTACCAGTAGATcagctattcaaatgcattctgcACCAGATCAACGACATACCAGAAGAGCAATGCGAATGCATTCTGATCCGGATCAACCAAGTACTAGTAGATCAGCTATTCAAATGCAATCTACATCAAATCAACCACAGACCAGAAGGCCAGTACATCGAATACATTCTGCATCAGATTTATCAAGTACAAGAAAATCATCAATTCAGATACATTCATCACCAGAGCAGTCAGCTAcatcagatgaagataatgaATTCATGGAACATGAACCAAGAAAAGTGAAAAGATTGATAGGATcaaggaaaaatattttgaaacaaaaatcacCCATAAGTCTCAGAGTCCCTAAAGTCTCAGAAAATACAGTAGAGCCACCCACAACACATCAAGAAGCTGTCAGGTCACTGGATGATTTTGTAAATTTGGCAGCTGAAAGACACTTATCTGGTTCTCAGTCACattcgtcatcatcatcatcatcgagCATCTTGACACCTTACACATCCCCTGAAAAAGCAGGAAAATTTGTTTCACCAGAACGCAAACGAAAGTTACCATCGCCTCCTGCTAATGTTTCCAAAACTGTACAAGGACCAATGGAATTTGCTGTGCAATTTGCAGATATGTTGTTCCCATTTGATGATTCTGATTCCGATACTAATCCTTTGGTTACACCAATCAAGCAAGTGAaacaatcaattaataaatatctaactgataaatttgattatttctaCTACCCAGGAGATGAAGCGTACAGGATCTCAACTCCTACAAATCAGCCTTGGTCAAGTTCTCCTTCtatttcctcttcatcttcattcGTTCATTCAGCTGCAACTTCTCCAGTTGAAACTGAAACATCTCCTCGTTCATCATCAGACAATCCACATTTAACTCCAGTAAAGGATACTTCTTGTCAAGAGACGAAGACTCCGTCTCAAAGCACAAGTCCAGACTTTATATCCAGACCAATGAGTTCCATGGATCTATCTTCTAAGCAGAAAGCAACACCAACCACACCATCAACACAAGAATCACTCTTATCTTCGTttcattcaaattcatcttTGCAAAATGTGAGGGAGGGTTTGGACAGCTCTAACATGGAAGGTAGTGGGGAAACAGAGGCATTCAGTATTGTCTCAGCACTGGAGATTGCAGAGGGTGGAGCTGCAGGTTTCCACAATCAGCCAACTGCATCCAACTTGGAAAAAAGTACTTCTCATAACAATCAAACGACATCAATGGATACTGAAGTTGGAAATGAAGACTTAGCATCAATTCCGGAACCAGCTTCAACATTCTCTCTATTAAGTTATCAGAAAGAGCCATCAGCAGGAGAAGGAGACCAATCAATGCAGCCAGGGACAGCATCTAACACACTGACAGAAGGCAGTTCAAgttcttcatcttcaattcacCACCCTTGCCTGTATTCGAGAAGTCCCTTGCCTGAGATTACAGGTTTGgatgagaaatattttgatgAGCTGATGCCTATGGAGGAGGATAGAGAGACAACAAGTGCTGAGATAGCTCGTACTGCAGTGAGTGAACCAATTGATTTCAGCTCACTGCCTTCTTCTAGCTCAATGCATTATAATGTTGCATCGTTTCCTCGCGGTAGCCACAGTGGAGTAGACATGCCAGCACAAATTACTCCTGGGCCAATGTCTTCAAGTCCCCATACTCCTGTCCCATTTATAAACCCCAGTCAAAATGAGCCTGATAATAGACCTGAAGAGACTGAGCACTTACAAACGAATAATCCTAGAAGCAGTAGTAACATGCCTTAA
- the LOC111049316 gene encoding mucin-17 isoform X2 translates to MCLTFNRSSSIERPMDQNFENEEDFYESDDNNNSDDYFDDIDFDMEAQQMSLPELLTMSWRSCPANGGLELFMIGTNFSSDCKVVFYEGDETNMTWRVYVYPIREFFHRCHLVCVVPPYLRTDITEPVQVRVVVECAGNKSTDPQPFAYTPVVGFLPNSPICRPYPHQTDFMDIYLIQVRCKSEDCQCGGSQFTLGTLLRGSTPYHPILLWTSKPGDIQSPPSTATIERLTIPPTPLFIDRTRFTLPMRLSTLLEAKDELVRKRRENALLRSSLVGASTSPERPTPGEGYQEIPKICHDKAVQTHFPPDRPRKSRSATSRHFSPDQPGKSRSATSRHFSPDQPRTSRAAMQPYFPPDQPSTSKAAIQSYFPPDQPSTSKAAMQPYFPPDQPSTSRAAIQPYFPPDQPSTSQAAKQPYLPPDQSSTSRAAMQPYFPPDQPSTSRAAMQPYFPPEQTLTSTSTVGMQPYFPPDQPRTKEAATQTYGLPDQPSTSRSAIQMHSAPEQPHTRRAMQMHSASDQPSTSRSAIQMHSAPDQRQTLRALPMHSAPEQPITLRALLMHSAPDQPSTSRSAIQMHSAPDQRHTRRAMRMHSDPDQPSTSRSAIQMQSTSNQPQTRRPVHRIHSASDLSSTRKSSIQIHSSPEQSATSDEDNEFMEHEPRKVKRLIGSRKNILKQKSPISLRVPKVSENTVEPPTTHQEAVRSLDDFVNLAAERHLSGSQSHSSSSSSSSILTPYTSPEKAGKFVSPERKRKLPSPPANVSKTVQGPMEFAVQFADMLFPFDDSDSDTNPLVTPIKQVKQSINKYLTDKFDYFYYPGDEAYRISTPTNQPWSSSPSISSSSSFVHSAATSPVETETSPRSSSDNPHLTPVKDTSCQETKTPSQSTSPDFISRPMSSMDLSSKQKATPTTPSTQESLLSSFHSNSSLQNVREGLDSSNMEGSGETEAFSIVSALEIAEGGAAGFHNQPTASNLEKSTSHNNQTTSMDTEVGNEDLASIPEPASTFSLLSYQKEPSAGEGDQSMQPGTASNTLTEGSSSSSSSIHHPCLYSRSPLPEITGLDEKYFDELMPMEEDRETTSAEIARTAVSEPIDFSSLPSSSSMHYNVASFPRGSHSGVDMPAQITPGPMSSSPHTPVPFINPSQNEPDNRPEETEHLQTNNPRSSSNMP, encoded by the exons TGTCACCTGGTGTGCGTTGTGCCTCCGTACCTGCGCACAGACATCACAGAGCCAGTCCAGGTGCGAGTGGTAGTCGAGTGCGCTGGCAACAAGAGCACGGATCCACAGCCTTTCGCATACACTCCGGTGGTCGGATTTCTGCCCAACTCACCCATTTGCCGACCTTACCCCCACCAAACAG ATTTCATGGATATATATCTCATACAAGTAAGATGCAAGAGCGAGGACTGCCAGT GTGGTGGTTCACAGTTTACATTAGGTACCTTATTGAGGGGCTCAACACCTTACCATCCTATACTGTTATGGACTTCCAAGCCTGGAGACATTCAATCGCCTCCATCGACAGCAACTATAGAACGCCTGACCATTCCTCCCACACCTCTATTCATAGATCGCACGAGATTTACCCTACCAATGCGTCTTTCAACCTTGCTTGAGGCTAAAGATGAATTGGTGAGAAAAAGACGAGAAAATGCTCTGCTCAGATCTTCATTGGTTGGTGCTTCAACCTCCCCTGAAAGGCCCACTCCTGGTGAAGGTTATCAAGAGATTCCAAAGATATGCCATGACAAGGCAGTACAAACACATTTTCCACCAGATCGACCAAGAAAAAGTCGGTCAGCAACGTCAAGACATTTTTCACCAGATCAACCAGGTAAAAGTCGGTCAGCTACGTCAAGACATTTTTCACCAGATCAACCTAGAACAAGTAGAGCAGCTATGCAGCCATATTTTCCACCAGATCAACCTAGTACGAGTAAAGCAGCAATACAATCATATTTTCCACCAGATCAACCTAGTACGAGTAAAGCAGCTATGCAGCCATATTTCCCACCAGATCAACCAAGCACAAGTAGAGCAGCTATACAGCCATATTTTCCACCAGATCAACCAAGCACAAGTCAAGCAGCTAAGCAGCCATATTTACCACCAGATCAATCAAGCACAAGTCGAGCAGCTATGCAGCCATATTTCCCACCAGATCAACCAAGCACAAGTAGAGCAGCTATGCAGCCATATTTCCCACCAGAGCAAACTCTTACAAGTACATCAACAGTAGGAATGCAACCATACTTTCCACCAGATCAACCAAGGACAAAAGAAGCAGCAACGCAAACATATGGTCTACCAGATCAACCAAGTACAAGTAGGTcagctattcaaatgcattctgcACCAGAGCAACCACATACCAGAAGAGCAATGCAAATGCATTCTGCATCGGATCAACCAAGTACCAGTAGATcagctattcaaatgcattctgcACCAGATCAACGACAAACCTTAAGAGCATTGCCAATGCATTCTGCACCAGAGCAACCAATTACCTTAAGAGCATTGCTAATGCATTCTGCACCGGATCAACCAAGTACCAGTAGATcagctattcaaatgcattctgcACCAGATCAACGACATACCAGAAGAGCAATGCGAATGCATTCTGATCCGGATCAACCAAGTACTAGTAGATCAGCTATTCAAATGCAATCTACATCAAATCAACCACAGACCAGAAGGCCAGTACATCGAATACATTCTGCATCAGATTTATCAAGTACAAGAAAATCATCAATTCAGATACATTCATCACCAGAGCAGTCAGCTAcatcagatgaagataatgaATTCATGGAACATGAACCAAGAAAAGTGAAAAGATTGATAGGATcaaggaaaaatattttgaaacaaaaatcacCCATAAGTCTCAGAGTCCCTAAAGTCTCAGAAAATACAGTAGAGCCACCCACAACACATCAAGAAGCTGTCAGGTCACTGGATGATTTTGTAAATTTGGCAGCTGAAAGACACTTATCTGGTTCTCAGTCACattcgtcatcatcatcatcatcgagCATCTTGACACCTTACACATCCCCTGAAAAAGCAGGAAAATTTGTTTCACCAGAACGCAAACGAAAGTTACCATCGCCTCCTGCTAATGTTTCCAAAACTGTACAAGGACCAATGGAATTTGCTGTGCAATTTGCAGATATGTTGTTCCCATTTGATGATTCTGATTCCGATACTAATCCTTTGGTTACACCAATCAAGCAAGTGAaacaatcaattaataaatatctaactgataaatttgattatttctaCTACCCAGGAGATGAAGCGTACAGGATCTCAACTCCTACAAATCAGCCTTGGTCAAGTTCTCCTTCtatttcctcttcatcttcattcGTTCATTCAGCTGCAACTTCTCCAGTTGAAACTGAAACATCTCCTCGTTCATCATCAGACAATCCACATTTAACTCCAGTAAAGGATACTTCTTGTCAAGAGACGAAGACTCCGTCTCAAAGCACAAGTCCAGACTTTATATCCAGACCAATGAGTTCCATGGATCTATCTTCTAAGCAGAAAGCAACACCAACCACACCATCAACACAAGAATCACTCTTATCTTCGTttcattcaaattcatcttTGCAAAATGTGAGGGAGGGTTTGGACAGCTCTAACATGGAAGGTAGTGGGGAAACAGAGGCATTCAGTATTGTCTCAGCACTGGAGATTGCAGAGGGTGGAGCTGCAGGTTTCCACAATCAGCCAACTGCATCCAACTTGGAAAAAAGTACTTCTCATAACAATCAAACGACATCAATGGATACTGAAGTTGGAAATGAAGACTTAGCATCAATTCCGGAACCAGCTTCAACATTCTCTCTATTAAGTTATCAGAAAGAGCCATCAGCAGGAGAAGGAGACCAATCAATGCAGCCAGGGACAGCATCTAACACACTGACAGAAGGCAGTTCAAgttcttcatcttcaattcacCACCCTTGCCTGTATTCGAGAAGTCCCTTGCCTGAGATTACAGGTTTGgatgagaaatattttgatgAGCTGATGCCTATGGAGGAGGATAGAGAGACAACAAGTGCTGAGATAGCTCGTACTGCAGTGAGTGAACCAATTGATTTCAGCTCACTGCCTTCTTCTAGCTCAATGCATTATAATGTTGCATCGTTTCCTCGCGGTAGCCACAGTGGAGTAGACATGCCAGCACAAATTACTCCTGGGCCAATGTCTTCAAGTCCCCATACTCCTGTCCCATTTATAAACCCCAGTCAAAATGAGCCTGATAATAGACCTGAAGAGACTGAGCACTTACAAACGAATAATCCTAGAAGCAGTAGTAACATGCCTTAA